In one Fusarium falciforme chromosome 5, complete sequence genomic region, the following are encoded:
- a CDS encoding Peptidase A1 domain-containing protein: protein MRSPLLLVTLLATSFATALVAPAGKVPVGKVPAGFSLEASTRSGSKPSFVKALVAAKEKWGGGVPRETLEAFSLLEDDGQVNVEPLENDAIYIADVKIGNPPQTVKIAIDTGSADFWVQSSDTIYRFNPEGPWAPQYKPNMSRTSRRLRDAMWDVSYVDGSHAHGSVYLDTVRMGGFELKDAAIQSAHIVAMRFETRTEITGIMGLAKNLSSNVSPQTPSLLDTLRPHLDSPVFTADLRRNATGRFDFGRIDESRMKDNITWVNTREDSPHWDVTFDMTAWNGQRRVWFAHTFEATVDTGTSLLFMPPSLAALYWYDVPGMRVDPRLDNSFTFPCQFADGLPDLMFKIPGTEHILTIPGSYLNYGPVKDDPEYCWGGMQSADAIGGVTIFGDVVLKALYVAFDLENNKVGFANKHLDDVDE, encoded by the exons ATGAGAAGCCCTCTTTTGCTCGTCACGCTCCTTGCGACAAGCTTCGCTACTGCCCTCGTCGCGCCTGCTGGCAAGGTTCCGGTGGGCAAGGTTCCTGCTGGCTTCTCTCTCGAGGCGAGCACGCGCAGTGGCTCCAAGCCCAGCTTTGTCAAGGCGCTCGTGGCTGCAAAGGAGAAATGGGGCGGTGGTGTTCCGCGAGAGACCCTGGAggccttttctcttcttgagGACG ATGGCCAGGTGAACGTGGAGCCTCTCGAGAACGACGCCATCTACATCGCCGACGTCAAGATTGGAAACCCTCCCCAGACGGTCAAGATTGCCATCGACACTGGATCTGCTGATTT CTGGGTGCAATCCTCCGACACCATCTATCGATTCAACCCCGAGGGTCCCTGGGCTCCTCAGTACAAGCCCAACATGTCCAGGACCTCTCGTCGCCTCCGCGATGCGATGTGGGATGTTTCCTATG TCGACGGTTCTCATGCTCACGGCAGTGTCTATCTCGATACGGTCCGCATGGGCGGCTTCGAACTCAAGGACGCAGCCATCCAGTCAGCGCACATCGTCGCCATGCGGTTTGAGACTCGCACCGAGATCACGGGCATCATGGGCCTCGCCAAGAACCTCTCCAGCAACGTCAGCCCCCAGACTCCCTCTCTGCTCGATACGCTGCGTCCCCATCTCGACAGCCCAGTCTTCACCGCTGATCTGCGTCGCAACGCCACGGGCCGCTTCGATTTCGGTCGTATCGACGAGAGCCGGATGAAGGACAACATCACGTGGGTCAACACGCGCGAGGACAGTCCTCACTGGGACGTCACCTTTGACATGACAGCCTGGAACGGTCAGCGTCGTGTCTGGTTCGCCCACACGTTCGAGGCCACCGTCGACACGGGCACCTCGCTGCTGTTCATGCCCCCTTCCCTTGCCGCTCTGTACTGGTACGACGTGCCAGGCATGCGCGTCGACCCTCGCCTCGACAACTCCTTTACCTTTCCCTGCCAGTTTGCCGACGGTCTGCCAGACCTGATGTTCAAGATACCCGGCACAGAGCACATCTTGACCATTCCCGGGTCGTACCTCAACTACGGACCTGTTAAGGACGATCCAGAGTACTGCTGGGGAGGCATGCAGAGCGCCGATGCTATTGGCGGCGTCACCATCTTTGGTGACGTGGTGCTCAAGGCGCTGTACGTGGCTTTCGACCTGGAGAACAACAAGGTTGGGTTTGCCAACAAGCATCTcgacgatgtcgacgagTGA